One window of Corvus moneduloides isolate bCorMon1 chromosome 13, bCorMon1.pri, whole genome shotgun sequence genomic DNA carries:
- the UNC45A gene encoding protein unc-45 homolog A yields the protein MEEPVTAEQLRARGNALFQAGDHGAALAAYTEALSLSDAASERAVLHRNRAACYLKLEDYTKAEADATKAIEADGRDVKALFRRSQALQQLGRLDQAVSDLQRCVSLEPRNKAFQEALRALGSSMHEKMKTMSCTDSKVEQMFRILLDLDEKDEDKKQKAAQNLIVLAREEAGAEKIFQSDGVRLLMQLLDTAKADLMLAALRTLVGLCSGHRSRTMAVLAELGAPRLSAVLGVEHEQVSLAACNLLHVMFDSLKEGLQKDFRGKEDAVVLDSSRDLKQLIKHLLELLVLEGASAHGRDNALNLLIKVVPRKSPKETNNSLSLWVIDQGLKKILEVGSTVCGSLGSLPVTENSRMSTSVLLSKLYEDLKCDAERENFHHLCEDYVRSWFEGHELLGKLRAIQTVSCLLQGPSEAGNRVLELEGIMDSVLSLCASVCEAHQLVAVEALIHAVDKAKRASFITANGVNLLKEIYKHSERDSIRIRALVGLCKLGSAGGTDFSMKQFAEGSTMKLAKQCRKWLCNEAIDAGTRRWAVEGLAYLTFDADVKEEFVEDKAAMQAMFQLAKSEDRSVLYAIASTLVNCTNSYDHEEPDPQMLELAKYAKQHIPEQHPKDKPAFVKRRVRKLLMAGVVSALACMVKSENPALTNSCRELISRVLLALVEEAEDRGSVVAQGGGKALIPLSLEGTEVGQTKAAQALAKITITSNPEMAFPGERIYEVVRPLVSLLHLQRTGLQNFEGLMALTNLAGISERLRQKILKERAVPMIEGYMFEEHELIRLAATECMCNMAMSKEVQELFLAEGSDRLKLMVLYSGEEDEKLRRAASGTLAMLTALHPPICKRIPQVTVHWLEILQALLLSPSVELQHRGAVVVMNMMAAAREVAEQLIASEMLEILSVLAKDKDKPRVAQAAQESLAHAVAYGLIKPNPGHA from the exons ATGGAGGAGCCG GTGACGGCGGAGCAGCTTCGGGCGCGGGGTAACGCGCTGTTCCAGGCGGGGGATCACGGCGCCGCCCTCGCTGCCTACACGGAAGCTTTGAGCCTGAGCGACGCCGCGTCGGAGCGCGCCGTGCTGCACCGCAACCGGGCCGCGTGTTACCTGAAGCTG GAGGATTACACCAAGGCAGAGGCTGATGCGACTAAAG CCATCGAGGCTGACGGCCGGGATGTGAAGGCGCTGTTCCGCCGCAGCCAGGcgctgcagcagctgggccgCCTGGACCAGGCTGTCAGTGACCTGCAGCGGTGCGTGAGCCTGGAGCCCAGGAACAAGGCCTTCCAGGAGGCCCTGCGTGCCTTGGGCAGCAGCATGCACGAGAAG ATGAAGACCATGTCCTGCACGGACTCAAAGGTAGAGCAGATGTTCCGGATCTTGCTGGATCTTGATGAAAAGGATGAAGACAAGAAGCAGAAG gctgcGCAGAACCTGATTGTGCTGGCACgagaagaggcaggagcagagaaaatCTTCCAGAGTGACGGTGTGCGGCTGCTGATGCAGCTGCTCGACACGGCCAAGGCTGACCTGATGCTGGCAGCCCTGCGCACACTGGTGGGGCTGTGCTCCGGCCACCGTTCTCGG ACCATGGCCGTCTTGGCGGAACTGGGGGCCCCCCGTCTCTCAGCGGTGCTGGGCGTGGAGCATGAGCAGGTGTCCCTGGCTGCTTGCAACCTGCTGCACGTGATGTTCGATTCCCTGAAGGAGGGGCTGCAGAAGGACTTCCGTGGGAAGGAGGACGCCGTGGTGCTGG ATTCCTCCAGGGACCTGAAACAGCTGATCAAGcacctcctggagctgctggtgctaGAAGGGGCCTCAGCCCATGGCCGTGATAATGCCCTCAACCTGCTCATCAAGGTGGTACCCAGGAAATCTCCAAAGGAGACCAACAACAGCCTGAGCCTCTGGGTGATTGACCAGG GCCTGAAGAAAATCCTGGAGGTGGGCAGCACAGTGTGCGGCAGCTTGGGCAGCCTGCCCGTGACAGAGAACAGCCGGATGAGCACCTCTGTTCTGCTGAGCAAACTGTATGAGGACCTGAAGTGTGATGCTGAGAGGGAAAACTTCCACCATCTGTGTGAGGACTATGTGAG GAGCTGGTTCGAGGGGCACgagctgctgggaaagctgcGGGCCATTCAGACAGTGTCGTGCCTGCTGCAGGGTCCCTCAGAAGCAGGGAACAGGGTGCTAGAGCTGGAGGGGATCATGGACAGTGTGCTGTCCCTCTGCGCCTCTGTCTGTGAGGCCCACCAGCTGGTAGCGGTGGAGGCGCTGATCCACGCAGTCGACAAGGCCAAGCGCGCCTCCTTCATCACAGCCAACGGCGTCAACCTGCTCAAGGAGATCTACAAGCACAGCGAGAGGGACAGCATCCGCATCCGTGCGCTCGTG GGGCTCTGCAAGCTGGGATCTGCTGGAGGCACGGACTTCAGCATGAAGCAGTTTGCCGAGGGATCCACCATGAAGCTGGCCAAGCAGTGCCGCAA GTGGCTCTGCAACGAGGCGATCGATGCGGGCACGCGGCGCTGGGCTGTAGAGGGCCTGGCCTACCTTACCTTCGACGCAGATGTCAAGGAGGAGTTTGTGGAGGACAAGGCAGCAATGCAGGCCATGTTTCAGCTGGCCAAG TCAGAGGACAGGAGTGTGCTCTATGCCATTGCCTCCACGCTGGTGAACTGCACCAATAGCTATGACCATGAGGAACCAGACCCACAGATGCTGGAGCTGGCCAAGTATGCCAAGCAGCACATCCCGGAGCAACACCCCAAG GACAAGCCAGCGTTTGTGAAGCGGCGGGTGCGGAAGCTGCTGATGGCTGGAGTGGTGTCGGCTCTGGCCTGCATGGTGAAGAGCGAGAACCCGGCGCTCACCAACTCCTGTCGGGAGCTGATCTCCAG AGTGCTCCTGGCGCTAGTGGAGGAGGCAGAAGACCGGGGTAGTGTGGTTGCACAGGGAGGAGGCAAG GCTCTGAtcccactgtccctggaggGCACTGAGGTGGGGCAGACCAAGGCAGCGCAGGCGCTAGCAAAGATCACCATCACCTCCAACCCAGAGATGGCATTCCCTGGGGAGCGG ATCTACGAGGTGGTGcggcccctggtcagcctccTGCACCTGCAGCGCACGGGCCTGCAGAACTTTGAGGGGCTGATGGCCTTGACCAACCTGGCTGGCATCAGCGAGAGGCTGCG GCAGAAGATCCTGAAAGAGCGGGCTGTGCCCATGATTGAGGGGTACATGTTTGAGGAGCACGAGCTGATCCGGCTAGCTGCAACTGAGTGCATGTGCAACATGGCCATGAGCAAAGAG GTGCAGGAGCTGTTCTTGGCTGAGGGCAGCGACCGGCTGAAGCTGATGGTCCTGTACAGTGGGGAGGAGGATGAAAAGCTGCGGCGGGCAGCCTCGGGGACCCTGGCCATGCTGACTGCCCTGCATCCCCCCATCTGCAAGCGGATTCCCCAGGTG ACGGTGCACTGGCTGGAGATCCTGCAGGCCCTGCTGCTGAGCCCCAGTGTTGAGCTGCAGCACCGTGGCGCCGTGGTGGTGATGAACATGATGGCGGCTGCGCGGGAGGTGGCCGAGCAGCTCATCGCCAGCGAGATGCTGGAGATCCTCTCCGTGCTTGCCAAGGACAAGGACAAGCCGCGGGTGGCCCAGGCGGCCCAGGAGAGCCTGGCACACGCAGTGGCTTATGGCCTCATCAAGCCCAACCCTGGGCACGCCTGA
- the LOC116450199 gene encoding protein shisa-like-1a isoform X1 produces MLAGLPGGGELSAQASPALLGLGGLCSAGSQQRPSRWSWQPVLQALHSFSRPRSGDSFPALSKLLLPAAVLVQNLHLCEGYVGPDGHSHPGFYCPRLTDPPGHRYCCQPSVDALKSCCSQLALEALTGVNLSSLARPGLLRNPLALPFVGLYGLLVLLLMAIDLCHFYWTRRCHLGRLLPCACRVPCAPPGGHLAGTRPCHRAATLTRPSRGC; encoded by the exons ATGTTAGCCGGTCTCCCTGGGGGTGGTGAGCTCTCAGCCCAGGCCAGCCCGGCCCTGCTGGGATTgggagggctctgctctgctggatcACAGCAAAGACCATCTCgctggagctggcagcctgTCCTACAGGCACTGCACAGTTTCTCTCGTCCCCGCAGTGGGGACTCATTCCCAGCCCTCTCtaagctgctgctccctgctgcagttTTGGTGCAGAACCTGCACCTCTGCGAGGGCTACGTGGGCCCTGATGGCCATTCCCACCCTGGCTTCTACTGCCCGCGGCTGACAGACCCCCCCGGCCACCGCTACTGTTGCCAGCCCAGCGTGGACGCTCTCAAGTCCTGCTGCTCTCAACTGGCCCTGGAAGCCCTCACTGGAGTGaacctctccagcctggcacGCCCTGGTCTACTCCG GAACCCGCTGGCCCTGCCCTTCGTGGGGCTCTATGGGCTCCTTGTCCTCCTGCTTATGGCCATCGACCTCTGCCACTTCTACTGGACCCGACGCTGCCACCTCGGCCGcctgctgccctgtgcctgtCGCGTGCCCTGTGCACCCCCGGGGGGCCACCTGGCCGGCACCCGGCCTTGCCACCGCGCCGCCACACTGACACGCCCCAGCCGGGGCTGCTGA
- the LOC116450199 gene encoding protein shisa-like-1 isoform X2, with translation MLDGLLLQLLLTTALFPSIPGTVLVQNLHLCEGYVGPDGHSHPGFYCPRLTDPPGHRYCCQPSVDALKSCCSQLALEALTGVNLSSLARPGLLRNPLALPFVGLYGLLVLLLMAIDLCHFYWTRRCHLGRLLPCACRVPCAPPGGHLAGTRPCHRAATLTRPSRGC, from the exons ATGTTGGAtgggctcctgctccagctgctccttacCACGGCTCTgttccccagcatccctgggacAG ttTTGGTGCAGAACCTGCACCTCTGCGAGGGCTACGTGGGCCCTGATGGCCATTCCCACCCTGGCTTCTACTGCCCGCGGCTGACAGACCCCCCCGGCCACCGCTACTGTTGCCAGCCCAGCGTGGACGCTCTCAAGTCCTGCTGCTCTCAACTGGCCCTGGAAGCCCTCACTGGAGTGaacctctccagcctggcacGCCCTGGTCTACTCCG GAACCCGCTGGCCCTGCCCTTCGTGGGGCTCTATGGGCTCCTTGTCCTCCTGCTTATGGCCATCGACCTCTGCCACTTCTACTGGACCCGACGCTGCCACCTCGGCCGcctgctgccctgtgcctgtCGCGTGCCCTGTGCACCCCCGGGGGGCCACCTGGCCGGCACCCGGCCTTGCCACCGCGCCGCCACACTGACACGCCCCAGCCGGGGCTGCTGA